From a region of the Nitrospira sp. genome:
- a CDS encoding DUF202 domain-containing protein: MANERTLLAYIRTALGFVIVGVPAMWWLNHPYLQALGGLAIAAAIACLALGIRRFLAVRTMVARECDLQEGTTHSKT, from the coding sequence TTGGCCAATGAACGTACGTTGCTGGCCTACATCAGGACGGCATTGGGGTTTGTCATCGTCGGTGTGCCGGCCATGTGGTGGTTGAATCATCCATACCTCCAGGCCTTGGGGGGATTGGCTATAGCAGCCGCTATCGCATGTCTCGCGTTGGGGATACGCCGGTTCCTGGCTGTGAGAACGATGGTTGCGCGTGAATGTGATTTACAGGAGGGAACTACGCACAGCAAAACCTAA
- a CDS encoding VOC family protein: MDQSHELDHLMEKMVADYIEHNRAAGILKSMLDDSGVGFSPVIDHVTIRTLDIDRAAEPFVKLGYAYDETLHYDDWYAKVYRKTGYPALFVDQAYPDERGKTSIIPGWVHAFGDKVFHHVAVRVEDIDQAVARLRQKGVVFAGNIVGGSGGVLRQIFSAPETVGGKPFSVLELAERHRGYQGFLPPQADSLMKSSAGR, translated from the coding sequence ATGGATCAGAGTCACGAGCTTGATCATTTGATGGAAAAGATGGTTGCGGACTATATTGAACATAACCGGGCGGCCGGCATCCTCAAATCCATGTTGGATGATTCCGGCGTGGGTTTCTCGCCGGTCATCGATCACGTCACAATTCGAACGCTGGATATCGACCGCGCAGCCGAACCTTTCGTCAAGCTTGGCTATGCGTATGACGAGACCCTGCATTACGACGATTGGTACGCGAAAGTCTACCGAAAGACCGGGTACCCTGCCCTCTTCGTAGACCAGGCCTATCCGGATGAACGAGGCAAGACCAGTATCATTCCCGGGTGGGTCCATGCATTCGGCGACAAGGTCTTTCATCATGTCGCCGTCCGTGTCGAAGATATCGACCAGGCCGTCGCTCGACTACGGCAAAAAGGCGTGGTATTTGCCGGCAATATCGTCGGTGGTTCGGGTGGGGTGCTCAGGCAAATTTTTTCAGCGCCGGAAACCGTCGGCGGGAAGCCGTTTTCCGTCTTAGAACTCGCCGAACGGCACCGAGGATACCAAGGATTCCTGCCGCCTCAGGCCGACAGTCTCATGAAATCTTCCGCCGGTCGTTAG
- a CDS encoding aldehyde dehydrogenase family protein — translation MSTIHHSALRDLGIQAVNSGGSTGGGWWSGRNDGSLLPSINPSTGEQIAGVYPCSLEDYQRIVKESTEAFRAWRMVPAPKRGEMVRLIGQALREKKDQLGTLVSLEVGKIKAEGDGEVQEMIDMADFAVGQSRMLYGVTMQSERPAHRMSEQWHPLGPIGVITAFNFPVAVWAWNAFVAAIAGDTVIWKPSPKAPLCAVAVQQICNRVMQQQGYSGIFSLFITDQPALAEQMVQDERLPLISFTGSVPVGRRVAAMVGQRLGRTLLELSGNNAVIVDETADLEMAVRAILFGAVGTAGQRCTTTRRLLIHESRYEELVGRLVKAYAQVHIGNPLEPDVLMGPLIDHVAVEGYRAALDEIKKEGGEILCGGHVLNRPGYFVEPTIVKANTQWPIVQRETFAPILYVMTFHTIDEAIKMHNDVPQGLSSAMFSNDVRRGERFLSASGSDCGIANINIGTSGAEIGGAFGGEKETGGGREAGSDSWKAYMRRQTNTVNWGTELPLAQGIKFGS, via the coding sequence ATGAGCACGATTCATCACTCTGCACTGCGGGATTTGGGCATCCAAGCGGTGAATTCCGGAGGAAGTACCGGCGGCGGCTGGTGGTCAGGTCGCAACGACGGGTCGCTCCTGCCGTCGATCAATCCGTCCACCGGCGAGCAGATTGCCGGGGTCTATCCGTGTTCGCTTGAAGACTACCAGCGGATTGTGAAGGAATCCACCGAGGCGTTCCGCGCGTGGCGGATGGTTCCCGCGCCGAAGCGCGGTGAAATGGTCCGACTGATCGGCCAAGCGTTACGCGAGAAGAAAGATCAATTGGGCACGCTCGTGTCGTTGGAAGTCGGCAAGATCAAGGCGGAGGGAGATGGGGAAGTCCAAGAAATGATCGATATGGCTGATTTTGCCGTCGGTCAATCACGGATGCTCTACGGTGTGACCATGCAGTCCGAACGGCCGGCCCACCGGATGAGCGAACAATGGCACCCGTTGGGGCCGATCGGTGTCATCACGGCGTTCAATTTTCCCGTAGCGGTGTGGGCCTGGAACGCCTTTGTGGCCGCCATTGCCGGCGATACCGTCATTTGGAAACCGTCGCCGAAAGCGCCGCTCTGCGCCGTCGCTGTCCAACAAATTTGTAACCGCGTCATGCAACAACAGGGGTATTCAGGAATTTTCTCGCTCTTCATCACCGATCAACCGGCCCTTGCGGAACAAATGGTGCAGGACGAGCGATTACCTCTCATTTCGTTTACGGGGTCGGTACCGGTCGGCCGACGAGTGGCGGCCATGGTCGGTCAGCGATTGGGCCGCACCCTCCTCGAGCTCAGCGGCAACAATGCCGTGATCGTCGATGAAACCGCCGACTTGGAGATGGCTGTGCGCGCGATCTTGTTCGGCGCCGTGGGAACAGCCGGTCAGCGTTGCACGACGACCAGACGTCTTCTTATCCATGAGTCGCGTTACGAGGAATTGGTCGGCAGGCTCGTGAAAGCGTACGCCCAAGTGCATATTGGAAATCCTCTGGAACCGGATGTGCTCATGGGTCCGCTTATCGATCACGTGGCCGTTGAAGGTTATCGGGCTGCGCTCGACGAGATCAAAAAAGAGGGCGGCGAGATTCTGTGCGGCGGACATGTCTTGAACCGGCCCGGCTACTTTGTCGAACCGACGATCGTCAAAGCGAACACCCAATGGCCTATTGTCCAGCGCGAGACCTTCGCGCCGATTCTCTACGTCATGACGTTTCACACCATCGACGAGGCCATCAAGATGCACAATGACGTTCCGCAGGGGCTCTCGTCCGCCATGTTTTCGAACGATGTGCGTCGTGGCGAGCGCTTTCTCTCGGCGTCCGGCAGCGATTGCGGAATCGCCAATATCAACATTGGAACCTCCGGAGCCGAGATCGGCGGAGCGTTCGGCGGAGAAAAGGAAACAGGCGGGGGCCGTGAAGCGGGATCGGACTCCTGGAAAGCCTATATGCGCCGTCAGACCAACACGGTGAATTGGGGAACGGAGCTGCCGCTGGCGCAAGGCATTAAGTTTGGCTCTTGA
- a CDS encoding saccharopine dehydrogenase NADP-binding domain-containing protein has translation MNRVLVLGAGKIGSLIACLLNQRGSYEVHLGDITLDAPKHLVEDLGLERVIPCLLDVRHPDAVSTYLSAHRFDAILSSLPYFCNPTVAGLALTHHLHYFDLTEDVEVTNQVKVLSSGADHAFMPQCGLAPGFISIVAHDLMTHFETLDTVKMRVGALPVHPSNALKYSLTWSTDGLINEYGNVCYGIEEGEKVPLQPLEGYETIELDGLLYEAFNTSGGLGTLADSYAGKVRTMNYKTLRYPGHCEKIHLLMKDLKLNEDRDTLKRVLEHAIPQTLQDVVLIYASVTGTKDGGFFEENYAKKIYPQCIKGKLWSAIQVTTASSACCVMDLVLRNPSQYHGFVTQESILLKDFLNNELGASFR, from the coding sequence ATGAATCGTGTGCTGGTTCTCGGCGCCGGAAAGATCGGCTCTCTCATCGCCTGCCTCCTCAATCAACGTGGCTCCTACGAGGTCCATCTGGGAGACATCACCCTGGATGCGCCGAAGCATTTGGTCGAAGATCTCGGCTTGGAACGGGTGATTCCCTGCCTGCTCGATGTGAGACATCCCGACGCCGTCAGCACTTATCTTTCAGCGCATCGATTTGACGCCATTCTTTCCAGCCTGCCCTATTTCTGCAATCCGACTGTCGCGGGCCTGGCCTTGACTCATCATCTGCATTACTTCGACCTCACGGAAGACGTGGAAGTGACAAATCAGGTCAAGGTCTTGAGTTCAGGCGCGGACCATGCCTTCATGCCGCAATGCGGTCTCGCGCCCGGCTTTATCAGTATCGTGGCGCATGATTTGATGACCCATTTTGAAACATTGGATACGGTCAAGATGCGGGTGGGCGCCTTGCCGGTTCATCCCAGCAATGCTCTCAAATATTCGCTCACCTGGTCGACCGATGGCCTGATCAACGAATACGGGAATGTCTGTTACGGCATTGAGGAAGGCGAGAAAGTCCCGCTGCAACCGCTCGAAGGCTATGAAACGATCGAGCTGGACGGGCTGCTCTACGAGGCCTTCAACACGTCCGGAGGATTGGGAACCTTGGCCGACAGCTATGCCGGAAAAGTGCGCACGATGAACTACAAAACGCTCCGCTATCCCGGCCATTGTGAAAAAATCCACTTGCTCATGAAAGACCTCAAGCTGAACGAAGATCGCGATACGCTCAAACGCGTACTCGAGCATGCAATCCCTCAAACACTCCAAGACGTCGTGCTGATCTATGCCTCGGTGACCGGAACCAAAGACGGCGGATTTTTCGAGGAGAATTACGCGAAGAAGATCTATCCGCAATGCATCAAGGGCAAACTCTGGTCGGCCATTCAAGTGACGACGGCCTCCAGCGCCTGTTGTGTCATGGACCTTGTCTTGAGAAATCCCTCGCAGTACCATGGATTCGTCACCCAGGAATCCATCCTCTTGAAAGATTTCTTGAACAATGAATTGGGGGCCAGCTTCCGATGA
- a CDS encoding nuclear transport factor 2 family protein — translation MIHLRLFTSYVLTLFIGASAIATASEPSDPESAIRRMVRANAEKDLPTLSRLMAHDGDIISYGVAGRKYIGWTELEEGMREEFLNAQKLEIPIRELTVWTKGDVAWYAMELDYIRYVADGSELKRTVLPMRETGVLERRNGNWQLLSWHESFRSAQLGGPPASPSAAPSHHPAGGSQGSPAPDLSGEWEILEVEDDKRYKATLDKNGNGPYTQQGGRFTTTKIADRLWQGTWRQPGNDREGGFEVRLSEDGARAIGMWWYTRVGTQKNIPPREHGGTYQWKRLTPTTSVR, via the coding sequence ATGATCCATCTCAGACTCTTTACGTCGTATGTCCTGACCCTGTTTATCGGTGCCTCGGCCATCGCCACCGCATCGGAACCTTCAGACCCTGAGTCGGCGATCCGCCGCATGGTGCGCGCCAACGCCGAAAAAGATCTGCCGACGCTTTCACGGCTGATGGCGCACGATGGCGACATCATCAGTTATGGGGTCGCCGGCCGTAAATATATCGGTTGGACGGAGCTCGAGGAGGGCATGCGAGAGGAATTCCTCAACGCCCAGAAACTCGAGATTCCGATTCGTGAGCTCACAGTATGGACAAAGGGAGACGTGGCTTGGTATGCGATGGAACTCGACTATATCCGCTATGTTGCCGATGGATCCGAACTCAAACGGACCGTGCTTCCGATGCGGGAGACAGGAGTGCTCGAACGCCGCAACGGCAACTGGCAATTGTTGTCGTGGCATGAATCGTTTCGATCCGCCCAACTCGGCGGGCCGCCCGCTTCACCGTCCGCAGCGCCTTCGCACCATCCAGCCGGCGGCTCACAAGGTTCTCCGGCACCTGACCTCAGCGGCGAATGGGAAATTCTGGAGGTCGAGGATGACAAACGCTACAAGGCGACCTTGGACAAAAATGGAAACGGACCGTACACGCAACAGGGCGGTCGTTTCACCACCACGAAGATCGCCGATCGTCTCTGGCAGGGTACGTGGCGGCAGCCTGGGAATGACCGTGAAGGCGGTTTTGAAGTCCGCCTCTCAGAGGACGGTGCTCGTGCCATCGGGATGTGGTGGTACACGCGGGTCGGTACCCAGAAAAACATTCCCCCGCGTGAGCATGGAGGGACGTATCAATGGAAACGGCTCACCCCGACGACGAGCGTCCGATGA
- a CDS encoding FAD-dependent oxidoreductase, which produces MKTQNSSSGQNHSAWLLSDSARAFPSLTGSVHTDVCIVGGGMAGISVAYMLAREGVSVVVLEDGELGSGETGRTTAHLANAIDDRYTHIERLHGEKGSQLTAASHTAAIRRIEQTIQDEKIDCDWSRVPGYLVLSPGQELQVLHEEMAAAHRAGLTDVTLLDTTPVASWGRPCLRFPEQGQLHPLKYLLGLADGVTKRRGRIYTQTHASTIEGGAIVRVRTTSGGVVTATALIVATNTPVNDWVTMHTKQAAYRSYVVGFRVPRHSIPNGLYWDTEDPYHYVRLQPFDQHDDLLLVGGEDHKTGQADDAVNRYARLVAWTHTWFPQAGSSMYTWSGQIMESMDGLAFIGRNPGDHPNVYIVTGDSGMGMTHGTIAGILLTDLIRGRKNPWADLYDPARVRISAGMEFARENVNVGAQFTDWVTPGGVGSIHEIRPGQGAIVRSGLSKLAVYRDKEGQVHQRSAVCPHLGCLVRWNENETTWDCPCHGSRFDCYGTVINGPANTDLAPVEPS; this is translated from the coding sequence ATGAAAACACAGAATTCCTCATCGGGACAGAATCATTCAGCCTGGTTATTGAGTGACAGCGCGCGCGCCTTTCCTTCACTGACCGGGTCCGTTCACACAGATGTCTGTATCGTCGGCGGTGGCATGGCCGGAATTAGCGTGGCCTACATGCTCGCTCGGGAAGGCGTGTCGGTCGTCGTGCTGGAGGATGGCGAACTCGGAAGCGGAGAAACCGGACGGACGACTGCGCATTTGGCCAATGCGATCGACGATCGCTACACCCATATCGAGCGCCTCCATGGCGAAAAGGGATCTCAGTTGACAGCGGCGAGCCATACCGCCGCTATCCGGCGGATCGAGCAAACGATTCAGGACGAGAAGATCGACTGCGATTGGTCGCGGGTGCCAGGGTATCTCGTTCTCTCGCCGGGTCAGGAACTTCAAGTTCTTCATGAGGAAATGGCGGCCGCTCACCGGGCTGGACTCACCGACGTCACCTTGCTGGACACGACGCCGGTGGCCTCATGGGGTCGCCCGTGCCTCCGGTTTCCGGAGCAAGGGCAGCTTCACCCATTGAAATACCTTCTCGGGCTCGCCGACGGCGTCACGAAACGCAGGGGCCGTATCTATACGCAGACTCATGCCTCCACGATCGAGGGAGGAGCGATCGTGCGAGTGCGGACCACTTCGGGAGGCGTCGTCACGGCAACTGCTCTCATTGTGGCGACGAATACACCGGTGAACGATTGGGTCACGATGCACACGAAACAGGCCGCCTACCGGTCTTATGTCGTCGGATTTCGCGTTCCTCGTCACAGCATCCCCAATGGACTCTATTGGGATACGGAGGATCCGTATCATTATGTTCGGCTTCAACCATTCGACCAACACGATGATCTCCTTCTTGTGGGGGGCGAAGACCATAAGACCGGCCAGGCCGATGACGCCGTCAATCGATATGCACGCCTGGTCGCATGGACGCACACATGGTTTCCACAAGCCGGGTCCTCCATGTATACCTGGTCGGGACAGATCATGGAGTCAATGGATGGCCTCGCATTCATCGGCCGAAATCCCGGCGATCATCCCAATGTCTATATCGTCACGGGCGACTCCGGTATGGGCATGACGCACGGCACGATCGCGGGCATCCTGTTGACCGACTTGATTCGTGGCCGGAAGAACCCGTGGGCTGACTTGTACGATCCGGCCCGAGTGCGGATTTCTGCGGGGATGGAATTTGCCCGCGAGAACGTCAATGTCGGCGCACAATTTACGGATTGGGTGACGCCGGGTGGAGTGGGCTCAATTCATGAGATTCGACCAGGGCAAGGCGCGATTGTCCGCAGTGGATTGAGCAAACTGGCCGTCTATCGGGATAAGGAGGGGCAGGTCCATCAGCGATCAGCGGTGTGTCCACATCTCGGATGTCTCGTCCGATGGAATGAAAATGAAACGACATGGGACTGCCCCTGTCATGGGTCACGATTCGACTGCTATGGAACCGTCATCAACGGGCCTGCGAATACGGACCTCGCTCCCGTTGAGCCTTCTTAA
- a CDS encoding aldo/keto reductase: protein MMTYNQVSVPSFMYGTAWKKEATTELVLQAVDAGFTAIDTANQLVHYDEARVGEALLKLAKNGMPRERLFLQTKFTPINGQDHRLPYDARATITTQVQQSFASSLAHLHTDYLDSYVLHGPYSRRGLGTEDWEVWTAIESLYESEKTKMIGISNVSADQLTLLCMKAKHKPMVVQNRCYAAFGWDKEVREICRTHRIIYQGFSLLTANREVFADQEIRAMAARYEVTLAQLIFRFAMQIGMLPLTGTTSAQHMKEDLLSDRFTLLPEEVGQIETVGL, encoded by the coding sequence ATGATGACTTACAATCAAGTTTCCGTTCCTTCCTTCATGTACGGGACGGCGTGGAAGAAAGAGGCGACGACCGAACTGGTGTTGCAAGCGGTGGATGCCGGATTTACGGCTATCGATACGGCCAACCAGCTGGTCCACTACGATGAAGCGCGGGTCGGGGAGGCACTGCTGAAATTGGCTAAGAACGGGATGCCCCGCGAACGGCTGTTTCTCCAGACTAAGTTCACCCCGATCAACGGCCAGGATCATCGTCTTCCATACGATGCGCGAGCGACCATCACAACGCAGGTGCAGCAGTCCTTTGCCAGTTCCCTGGCGCATCTCCATACAGACTATCTCGATTCGTACGTGCTCCATGGGCCTTATTCCCGGCGCGGCTTGGGAACTGAGGATTGGGAAGTTTGGACGGCGATCGAATCGCTCTATGAGTCGGAGAAGACGAAGATGATCGGAATCAGCAACGTGTCGGCCGATCAGCTGACCTTGCTCTGCATGAAGGCCAAGCACAAACCGATGGTGGTCCAAAACCGGTGTTACGCCGCCTTCGGCTGGGACAAAGAGGTGCGGGAAATTTGCCGGACACACCGCATTATTTATCAAGGCTTCTCACTTCTGACCGCGAATCGCGAAGTGTTTGCCGATCAAGAAATTCGAGCCATGGCGGCACGGTATGAGGTCACACTCGCTCAGCTCATTTTCCGGTTTGCGATGCAGATCGGCATGCTGCCTTTGACCGGCACCACGAGCGCCCAGCATATGAAGGAAGATCTGCTATCGGATCGGTTCACCCTGCTGCCGGAGGAAGTCGGACAAATCGAAACCGTCGGCCTCTAA
- a CDS encoding DUF488 domain-containing protein, with protein sequence MRILIKRVYEPVAETDGFRVLVDRLWPRGVSKAKAKLDLWLPDIGPSTALRQWFNHDPAKWTEFRRRYLTELKKKTSLFATIKKQVKAGSVTLLYSAKDERHNQAVVLRSYLLKQSALLRRKRR encoded by the coding sequence ATGAGAATCCTGATCAAACGTGTCTACGAGCCGGTGGCCGAGACCGACGGATTCCGCGTTCTAGTCGATAGACTGTGGCCACGAGGGGTTTCCAAAGCTAAAGCAAAGCTTGATCTCTGGCTGCCTGATATCGGTCCCTCCACAGCTCTACGCCAATGGTTCAACCACGATCCCGCTAAATGGACAGAATTCCGCCGCCGCTACCTCACTGAATTGAAAAAGAAGACCTCACTTTTCGCCACGATCAAGAAGCAGGTAAAGGCTGGCTCCGTCACGTTGCTCTATTCCGCCAAGGATGAGCGGCACAACCAAGCCGTCGTGCTCCGGAGCTACTTGTTGAAGCAGTCAGCATTGCTCCGACGTAAACGCCGATAG
- a CDS encoding peroxidase, whose product MRVRATCCIALGLAGLLSSNADQAMAAEDISKRNNLHVTRPTAPRNPDDSFSRMFSGLLPFAPPTDEARNQAKKLGEKGGVLDAKDLLTDPIQSILNPAVHSPNNPDNTSMTAGVTFFGQFLDHDLTLALKAPILEQTNPRRTTNFRTAEFDLDSVYGNGPDRSPELYDISTRDIKFKVDVLPGSALVSRKGAERYDLPRDSNNSAIIADSRNDENIILSQFHLAMLKFHNAVTDHVRKDPAFTNRSAKDVFNEAQRQVCWHYQWIIVNEFLPLTIGQDRVNEILRNGPRFYNVTDRSQDGLFRNAIREPLIPVEFAVAAYRFGHSQVRPSYRINFGPDGGSPVFMFIFDDAQDPNDPDPDDMRGGKRAARRFVDWQTFFDFKDGNVRNNKEIDSKLSSPLMHLLGSRGPAPGMPDDGIQSLASRNLMRHVNFGIPSGQAIARVMNVRVLTQAQLAELAPYGMEKSTPLWYYILKEAEVFESGKRLGPVGSRIVGEVFIGLLQADKDSYLSVNRNWKPTLPSATRGDFEITDLLKFAGVVPPLN is encoded by the coding sequence ATGCGCGTTCGAGCGACATGTTGTATTGCACTCGGTCTCGCCGGCTTATTGTCCAGCAATGCAGACCAAGCCATGGCAGCCGAGGACATATCAAAAAGAAATAACTTGCATGTGACGAGACCTACCGCTCCCCGCAACCCGGATGATTCATTCAGCCGCATGTTTTCCGGGTTGCTGCCCTTTGCACCACCGACCGATGAAGCCAGAAACCAGGCTAAAAAGCTTGGTGAGAAGGGAGGGGTTCTCGATGCGAAGGATCTTCTGACCGATCCGATCCAGTCGATTCTCAATCCTGCTGTCCACAGTCCCAACAATCCAGATAATACGAGCATGACAGCCGGTGTCACGTTTTTCGGTCAATTCTTGGACCATGATCTTACACTGGCTTTAAAAGCGCCGATACTTGAGCAAACCAATCCGAGACGAACGACGAATTTTCGTACCGCTGAGTTCGATCTCGACAGCGTATACGGAAACGGACCGGACAGATCGCCCGAACTGTATGACATCAGCACCAGAGACATCAAATTCAAGGTCGACGTTCTTCCCGGGTCGGCGCTCGTGTCTCGAAAGGGCGCGGAGCGATACGATCTCCCACGCGATTCGAACAACAGCGCCATCATCGCGGACAGTCGAAATGATGAGAATATCATCCTCAGTCAATTTCATTTGGCCATGTTGAAATTCCACAATGCCGTGACCGATCACGTCCGGAAGGATCCGGCATTCACCAACCGTTCGGCCAAGGATGTCTTCAACGAGGCGCAGCGTCAAGTGTGCTGGCATTACCAATGGATCATCGTGAACGAGTTCTTGCCGCTGACGATCGGGCAAGACCGCGTCAATGAGATTCTGCGGAACGGTCCACGTTTTTACAATGTCACCGATCGAAGTCAGGACGGTTTGTTCCGCAATGCAATTCGTGAACCGTTGATTCCGGTGGAGTTTGCCGTGGCGGCATACCGGTTCGGCCATTCACAAGTGAGGCCGAGTTATCGGATAAACTTCGGCCCCGATGGTGGTTCTCCGGTCTTTATGTTTATCTTCGACGATGCACAAGATCCGAATGATCCCGATCCCGACGATATGCGGGGCGGCAAGCGGGCGGCGCGACGATTCGTCGACTGGCAGACGTTCTTTGATTTCAAGGACGGGAACGTGCGCAACAACAAGGAGATTGACAGCAAGCTGTCATCTCCTTTGATGCACCTGCTCGGATCGCGCGGACCGGCGCCCGGCATGCCGGATGACGGCATCCAGTCGCTGGCGTCACGTAATCTCATGCGGCATGTCAATTTCGGTATTCCTTCTGGGCAAGCCATTGCGCGTGTGATGAACGTTCGGGTCCTCACTCAGGCGCAGCTTGCAGAACTGGCCCCCTATGGCATGGAGAAGAGTACGCCGCTCTGGTATTACATCTTGAAGGAGGCGGAAGTCTTCGAGAGCGGAAAGCGGCTGGGACCCGTTGGAAGCCGCATTGTCGGCGAAGTGTTCATCGGCTTATTACAAGCTGATAAAGATTCCTATCTGTCCGTGAACCGGAACTGGAAACCGACTCTGCCGTCTGCGACACGTGGAGACTTCGAGATCACGGATCTTTTGAAGTTTGCCGGCGTCGTTCCTCCGCTCAACTAG
- a CDS encoding TIGR03862 family flavoprotein → MLMGTVVIIGGGPAGIMAAEAAVAAGARVQLYDAMPSIGRKFLLAGKGGLNLTHSESIEPFLSRYGSHRPDIERAIVLFPPDAVRAWARHLGVETFVGTSGRIFPTDLKAAPLLRAWLRRLKQAGVRFFVRHRWCGWSQEGALLFIAPQGSVHVDADAVVLALGGGSWPTFGSDGSWVRILSERAVPITPLKPANCGFDVQWTDHFRARFAGHPVKTVGVVVKVADDTVIHRMGEFLITENGVEGGLIYMISAAVRDMIATAGTATVWLDLAPDRSLERLTEELSRPRGKRTIATHLARHAGIAGVKAGLLREVVPKEVLADPIRLAAAIKSLPVRCLAPRPLEEAISTAGGVSFDALDTSLMLRSFPGVFCAGEMLDWEAPTGGYLLTGCLATGRLVGSAAAEWSTARTSQSS, encoded by the coding sequence ATGTTGATGGGAACGGTTGTGATAATCGGCGGCGGGCCCGCCGGGATCATGGCGGCAGAAGCGGCGGTCGCAGCAGGCGCAAGGGTGCAGCTCTATGATGCCATGCCGTCGATCGGGAGAAAATTCCTGTTGGCAGGAAAGGGAGGCCTGAATCTTACGCATTCTGAATCGATCGAGCCGTTTCTCTCGCGCTATGGCTCTCATCGTCCCGACATCGAACGTGCCATTGTATTGTTCCCCCCTGATGCGGTACGAGCGTGGGCTCGTCACTTAGGGGTCGAAACATTCGTCGGCACTTCCGGACGTATTTTTCCGACTGATTTGAAAGCGGCTCCGCTTTTGCGCGCTTGGCTGCGTCGATTGAAGCAGGCAGGCGTTCGGTTTTTTGTTCGACATCGATGGTGTGGATGGAGTCAAGAAGGAGCGCTGCTTTTCATCGCTCCACAAGGATCCGTTCATGTCGACGCCGATGCGGTGGTGCTCGCGTTAGGCGGAGGAAGTTGGCCGACATTCGGCTCCGATGGGTCCTGGGTGCGGATCTTATCCGAACGAGCAGTACCCATTACACCGCTGAAGCCGGCCAATTGCGGATTTGATGTCCAGTGGACCGACCATTTTCGTGCGCGGTTTGCCGGACATCCGGTGAAGACGGTCGGCGTCGTTGTGAAAGTCGCGGATGACACCGTGATTCATCGAATGGGCGAGTTTCTCATTACAGAAAACGGAGTGGAGGGCGGTCTTATCTATATGATCTCAGCTGCCGTCCGCGACATGATCGCAACAGCAGGAACAGCCACTGTGTGGCTTGACCTGGCACCGGACCGCTCGCTGGAGCGCCTCACCGAGGAGCTTTCAAGACCTCGGGGCAAACGCACGATCGCAACGCATCTCGCCCGTCATGCCGGGATCGCCGGTGTCAAGGCGGGGCTTCTGCGCGAGGTTGTGCCGAAAGAAGTGTTGGCCGATCCCATTCGCTTGGCTGCGGCGATCAAATCCTTGCCGGTGAGATGTCTCGCGCCTCGACCGCTGGAAGAGGCGATCAGCACGGCCGGTGGCGTCTCTTTTGACGCTCTGGATACGAGCTTGATGCTTCGTTCATTCCCCGGAGTATTTTGCGCGGGAGAAATGCTGGACTGGGAAGCACCGACCGGGGGCTATCTGCTCACGGGATGTCTGGCCACCGGGCGTCTCGTCGGCTCTGCAGCGGCCGAGTGGAGCACAGCAAGAACTTCGCAGAGCAGTTGA